One window from the genome of Hyalangium ruber encodes:
- a CDS encoding TIGR02266 family protein, with the protein MPSNASPRPPMARESELARAESELGALENRLADQVARATTEATTLASRLTQVRAELARMQTEHSGDITLPEIGARLQAAAIPELAVESAREKALEARQQALEARRLATQDVQIALHAFQQQTTALTRELSEAESHLKQLTEAAARARREQEAARNRQAQQARAEATRARAPARAAPAPAASTSSSAREYARVRMQATISLGSDSNFFTGFSTDISSGGIFVATVETVPRGTTVDLDFTLPGGRPMKASGVVRWLREPNDRTPDLMPGVGVQFHELPAEVASVISDFVRKREPLFFPD; encoded by the coding sequence GTGCCGTCCAACGCCTCTCCCCGTCCCCCCATGGCCCGTGAGTCCGAGCTGGCGCGCGCCGAGTCCGAACTTGGCGCGCTGGAGAACCGTCTCGCGGATCAGGTAGCGCGTGCCACCACCGAGGCCACCACCCTGGCCTCGCGGCTGACGCAGGTGCGCGCCGAGCTGGCGCGGATGCAGACCGAGCACTCCGGGGACATCACCCTGCCGGAGATCGGCGCCCGGCTGCAGGCGGCGGCCATTCCCGAGCTGGCGGTGGAGTCCGCGCGCGAGAAGGCGCTGGAGGCCCGCCAGCAGGCGCTGGAGGCCCGCCGCCTCGCCACGCAGGATGTGCAGATCGCCCTGCATGCCTTCCAGCAGCAGACCACCGCGCTGACGCGGGAGCTGTCCGAGGCCGAGTCACACCTGAAGCAGCTTACCGAGGCGGCCGCCCGCGCCCGTCGCGAGCAGGAGGCGGCCCGCAACCGTCAGGCCCAGCAGGCCCGCGCCGAGGCCACCCGGGCCAGGGCGCCCGCCCGGGCCGCTCCCGCCCCCGCCGCTTCCACGAGCAGCTCGGCCCGCGAGTACGCACGGGTGCGGATGCAGGCGACCATCAGCCTTGGCAGCGACTCGAACTTCTTCACCGGCTTCTCCACGGACATCAGCAGCGGTGGCATCTTCGTGGCCACGGTGGAGACGGTGCCGCGAGGCACCACGGTGGACCTGGACTTCACCCTGCCGGGAGGCCGCCCGATGAAGGCCAGCGGCGTGGTGCGCTGGCTGCGCGAGCCCAACGACCGGACGCCGGACCTCATGCCGGGAGTGGGCGTGCAGTTCCACGAGCTGCCGGCCGAGGTGGCCTCGGTCATCTCGGACTTCGTGCGCAAGCGCGAGCCGCTGTTCTTCCCGGACTGA
- a CDS encoding site-2 protease family protein → MDGQWLMEAVMRVIPLVLSLTVHEFAHAWSAWKLGDDTAAAQGRLTLDPLAHIDPLGSVLLPALGIPFGWAKPVPVNPARFRRGVNMGTGMMLTALAGPLSNLLLAIAGSVSYGLCLRLAPDTLQANPGLEVFMLYMVMGNIGLAVFNMLPIPPLDGSRVVERFLPYRMRDTWEKVVQLSPFLLLGIIFFGRRLISGPVSYIWGVLQNLSLSIGLS, encoded by the coding sequence ATGGATGGACAATGGCTCATGGAGGCGGTGATGCGCGTCATCCCCCTCGTCCTGTCGCTCACGGTGCATGAGTTTGCTCATGCGTGGAGCGCCTGGAAGTTGGGAGACGACACCGCGGCGGCGCAGGGCCGGCTGACGTTGGATCCGCTGGCCCACATCGACCCGCTGGGCTCGGTGCTGCTGCCCGCGCTGGGCATCCCGTTCGGGTGGGCCAAGCCGGTGCCCGTCAACCCCGCGCGCTTCCGGCGGGGCGTGAACATGGGCACGGGGATGATGCTCACGGCCCTGGCGGGCCCCTTGTCCAACCTGCTGCTGGCGATCGCCGGCTCGGTGTCCTACGGCCTGTGCCTGCGGCTGGCGCCGGACACGCTCCAGGCCAACCCCGGGCTGGAGGTCTTCATGCTCTACATGGTCATGGGCAACATCGGCCTGGCCGTCTTCAACATGCTGCCCATTCCGCCGCTGGATGGCAGCCGCGTGGTGGAGCGCTTCCTGCCCTACCGGATGCGGGATACCTGGGAGAAGGTGGTGCAGCTCAGCCCCTTCCTGCTGCTGGGCATCATCTTCTTCGGACGGCGGCTCATCTCGGGCCCGGTCAGCTACATCTGGGGAGTGCTCCAGAACCTCTCCCTGAGCATCGGGCTGAGCTGA
- a CDS encoding cupin domain-containing protein gives MRSDSETPPSQGLGTSVRSVNCRRPRWDSRRSAANGAAEGVHAATVSAGSQVEKVNLAEKFARFSEHWQPKVVGELNGQHVKLARLLGPFEWHHHEAEDELFLVVQGRLRMELRDRTVELEPGEFLIVPRGVEHRPVADEEVQVLLFEPASTLNTGNLRSERTVEHPEHL, from the coding sequence ATGAGAAGTGATAGCGAAACACCGCCGAGCCAGGGGCTCGGCACGAGCGTGCGCAGTGTGAATTGCCGTCGCCCCCGCTGGGACTCGCGTCGGTCGGCGGCGAACGGCGCCGCGGAAGGAGTACACGCCGCCACCGTCTCCGCAGGCTCCCAGGTGGAGAAGGTGAACCTCGCCGAGAAGTTCGCGCGCTTCTCCGAGCACTGGCAGCCCAAGGTGGTAGGTGAGCTCAATGGGCAGCACGTGAAGCTCGCCCGGCTCCTGGGCCCCTTCGAGTGGCACCACCATGAGGCCGAGGATGAGCTGTTCCTCGTGGTGCAGGGCCGGCTACGAATGGAATTGCGCGACCGGACGGTGGAGCTGGAGCCCGGCGAGTTCCTCATCGTCCCCCGAGGCGTGGAGCACCGACCCGTGGCGGACGAGGAGGTGCAGGTGCTGCTCTTCGAGCCGGCCTCGACGCTCAACACGGGCAACCTTCGCAGCGAGCGGACGGTCGAGCACCCGGAGCACCTCTAG
- a CDS encoding MBL fold metallo-hydrolase: MRIHHLNCTTMCPPGRRLMDGRKGVSGPAALVCHCLLVETDRKLVLVDTGFGLNDVLEPRPRLSPLFLDVLCRPKLQEEMTAIRQLQRLGFKPEDVTDILLTHLDFDHAGGLDDFPWARVHLMDAEYQAAVAQKTALDRRRFRPRQWMHEANWVTYPTPRGGERWFGFESVRELSGLPPELLLVPLQGHTEGHAGIALQVDNRWLLHAGDAYFFHGEMDAQRRCPPGLRFYQTLMQKNARLRHRNQERLRELVRQHGANVTVFCAHDAEEFERLEEAEKVPADSPFRLVPAESVPTLHV; the protein is encoded by the coding sequence CTGCGCATTCACCACCTCAATTGCACGACGATGTGTCCGCCCGGCCGGCGGCTGATGGACGGACGCAAGGGAGTGTCCGGCCCGGCGGCCCTGGTGTGCCACTGCCTATTGGTGGAGACGGACCGGAAGCTGGTGCTGGTGGACACGGGCTTCGGGCTCAATGACGTGCTGGAGCCCCGGCCGCGCCTGAGCCCCCTGTTCCTCGATGTGCTGTGCCGGCCCAAGCTCCAGGAGGAGATGACGGCCATCCGCCAGCTCCAGCGGCTGGGCTTCAAGCCCGAGGACGTCACCGACATCCTCCTCACGCACCTGGACTTCGACCACGCGGGCGGGCTGGATGACTTCCCGTGGGCGAGGGTCCACCTGATGGACGCGGAGTACCAGGCGGCGGTGGCGCAGAAGACGGCGCTGGACCGCCGGCGCTTCCGGCCGCGCCAATGGATGCACGAGGCGAACTGGGTGACGTACCCCACGCCCCGAGGCGGCGAGCGTTGGTTCGGCTTCGAGAGCGTGCGCGAGCTGTCGGGCCTGCCTCCGGAGTTGCTCCTCGTGCCGCTCCAGGGCCATACGGAGGGGCACGCGGGCATCGCCCTCCAGGTGGACAACCGCTGGCTGCTGCACGCGGGTGACGCGTACTTCTTCCACGGGGAGATGGACGCGCAGCGGCGCTGCCCGCCGGGCCTGCGCTTCTACCAGACGCTGATGCAGAAGAACGCGCGCCTGCGCCACCGCAACCAGGAGCGGCTGCGCGAGCTGGTGCGCCAGCACGGCGCCAACGTCACCGTCTTCTGCGCCCACGACGCCGAGGAGTTCGAGCGCCTGGAGGAGGCCGAGAAGGTCCCCGCCGACTCGCCCTTCCGGCTGGTACCGGCAGAGTCCGTGCCCACGCTCCACGTGTGA
- a CDS encoding AAA family ATPase, with amino-acid sequence MIESVHFQNFRCLRDVKLNLAPLTVLVGPNSSGKTTVLEGLQPRQFDIADVWRQDTSLKVSVKWGYSNEKPEITTTAKPPGETSLYNSRLSLWISNWSHPHQVQSLALDLKALRGENVLAAAQQLSRAGENLTNVFATLTRQQQAAVAKELCRLVPMFSDVDLEPTANGRQRLRFQDRWDPDLWLAPSQVSDGTMLVLAFLVLQHQNPPADILTIEEPERALHPYLLEELIQLLRKMTTGEIGRKPIQVILATHSAELLEYVRPEEVRFLTRSPEDGSVQVNEAPTNSTNWQQVYKEYRESLGSIWLSGSMGGVPGR; translated from the coding sequence GTGATCGAGTCGGTCCACTTCCAGAACTTCCGCTGCCTGCGGGACGTAAAGCTGAACCTTGCCCCGCTCACCGTGCTGGTGGGGCCTAACTCGTCCGGCAAGACCACGGTGCTGGAAGGGCTCCAACCTCGTCAGTTCGACATCGCAGATGTCTGGAGGCAAGACACATCGCTCAAAGTATCGGTGAAATGGGGCTACAGCAACGAGAAGCCAGAGATTACGACAACGGCAAAGCCTCCCGGCGAAACCTCCCTTTACAATTCACGCCTTTCTTTGTGGATCAGCAATTGGAGTCACCCCCATCAGGTTCAATCCCTGGCCCTCGATCTCAAGGCGCTTCGCGGCGAGAACGTGCTAGCCGCCGCGCAGCAGTTGAGCCGCGCTGGAGAGAACCTGACCAATGTCTTCGCCACCCTCACCCGGCAGCAACAAGCCGCTGTCGCCAAAGAACTGTGTCGGTTAGTACCGATGTTCAGCGATGTGGACTTGGAGCCCACAGCGAACGGCAGGCAGCGGCTGCGCTTTCAAGACCGTTGGGACCCAGACCTGTGGCTTGCCCCCTCCCAAGTGTCGGACGGCACGATGCTCGTGCTCGCCTTTCTCGTGCTCCAGCACCAGAACCCGCCCGCAGACATCCTCACAATTGAGGAGCCCGAGCGAGCCCTGCATCCCTACCTCCTAGAAGAACTCATTCAACTGCTGCGCAAGATGACCACCGGAGAGATTGGCCGAAAGCCGATCCAGGTCATCCTCGCTACCCACTCCGCCGAGCTGCTCGAGTACGTACGCCCTGAGGAAGTTCGCTTTCTCACCCGTTCACCCGAGGACGGCTCCGTGCAGGTGAACGAGGCGCCGACGAACTCCACCAACTGGCAGCAGGTCTATAAGGAGTATCGCGAGTCTCTCGGCAGCATCTGGCTCTCCGGCAGCATGGGCGGCGTCCCGGGGCGCTGA
- a CDS encoding DUF4276 family protein — MFRVVVYAEGAGELAGTSNFPRAPGSTLLEEELGSAHLLVRRCLEKSRGLDASLVQFEEPLRTGRGKLARGSILHSPNTLRPLLFWADPGRQPDLAVVLVDADGDEERQPLLDSALEGIPVEAVVSVAIQEFEAWLVADTAALQSVLRQPLAPPKPPEKLSRRQAKELLQQWCEQHARSRDAAEIRRDIARQCDLDTLRQQCTAFARFLHKLQAPR; from the coding sequence ATGTTCCGTGTCGTCGTCTACGCCGAAGGCGCGGGAGAACTCGCGGGCACCTCCAACTTCCCTCGCGCTCCCGGTTCGACCCTTCTTGAAGAGGAGCTGGGCTCCGCTCACCTGCTCGTGCGCCGGTGCTTGGAGAAATCCCGGGGCCTCGACGCCTCGCTCGTACAGTTCGAGGAGCCGCTGCGCACCGGCCGCGGAAAACTCGCTCGTGGCAGCATCCTTCATAGCCCCAACACCCTGCGTCCCCTGCTCTTCTGGGCCGACCCGGGCCGACAGCCTGACCTCGCCGTGGTCCTCGTCGACGCGGACGGAGATGAGGAGCGCCAGCCCTTGCTCGACTCCGCGCTCGAGGGCATCCCCGTCGAAGCCGTCGTCTCCGTCGCCATCCAGGAGTTCGAAGCGTGGCTTGTCGCTGACACCGCAGCGCTCCAATCGGTCCTGCGTCAGCCCTTGGCCCCGCCCAAGCCTCCCGAGAAGCTCTCCCGGCGCCAGGCCAAGGAACTCCTCCAGCAGTGGTGTGAGCAGCACGCCCGCAGCCGTGATGCCGCAGAGATCCGAAGAGACATCGCGCGCCAGTGCGATCTCGACACACTCCGGCAGCAATGCACCGCCTTCGCCCGGTTCCTGCACAAGCTCCAAGCGCCTCGCTGA
- a CDS encoding ATP-binding protein, with the protein MRRRWTFARRVGAGLVASGVVAVAILVTSVLAVRSVHVGNEMEVLERSTDLLEVERLRRSFSDKVASSRDFMLTRQPLFHERKQADRQRFLSVMERLRMRLRNGEEAVLLTEVSRTENAHEQALSGLLEPLIREPGLRAVDAQQVTLMGHTRDQTEAALERLVRHSEARLVSTIQEEVLEDRSALVLVISVASLGMLGMVCLAWVLTRQVRPLYKEAEASEQRFRLVVEGVQDYAIYLLDSRGRVESWNPGAERIKGWREDEVLGRHISIFYTPEAVAAGEPERDLTRAERDGRLRAEGWRVRKDGTRFWGEVIYTALRDDAGELRGFAKVTRDITERRRVERTQRLFAEAGRIFNQLLEPDLTLAELARLMVPELADGCVLFLLSPGGRLLPRAVTHAEADKERALWELLHRYPPDMDSPCGLAPVIRIGHAERAEEVTEERLAEVAWDEDHLRLLRRLELRSALSVPVAVGEQRSGALVLVSSSPERRYTATDQVFLEELAGRAALAVDNARLFQEAQRALELIGVASHDLGNPLNAMQLLLARLQRVVPEHEPERVREGLAAALRHGQRLGQLLHNLLDLSRLSSGKLALEVSRVDLAELVREVVERHTEQAAEAGCTIRIEAEAGLVGWWDRLRLERVVTNLLSNALKFGRGKPVELRLERVGGHAQLTVRDHGVGIPPEAQRRIFERFERERSAGQHAGFGLGLYIVRQLVEAHGGTIRVDSTPGDGAAFTVDLPQELHPGVDLGPSFGSDRH; encoded by the coding sequence ATGAGGCGTCGGTGGACGTTCGCGCGCCGCGTGGGGGCCGGACTTGTGGCCTCCGGAGTGGTGGCGGTCGCCATTCTGGTGACGTCGGTGCTGGCCGTGCGCTCGGTCCACGTGGGCAATGAGATGGAGGTGCTGGAGCGCTCGACGGATCTGCTCGAGGTGGAGCGGCTGCGGCGCTCGTTCAGCGACAAGGTGGCCAGCAGTCGGGACTTCATGCTCACGCGCCAGCCGTTGTTCCACGAGCGCAAGCAGGCCGATCGCCAGCGCTTCCTCTCGGTGATGGAGCGGCTGCGGATGCGGCTGCGCAACGGAGAGGAGGCCGTGCTGCTGACCGAGGTGTCGCGCACCGAGAACGCGCACGAGCAGGCGCTGAGCGGATTGCTGGAGCCGTTGATCCGGGAGCCGGGCCTGCGGGCGGTGGATGCGCAGCAGGTCACCCTGATGGGGCACACGCGAGACCAGACGGAGGCGGCGCTGGAGCGGTTGGTGCGCCACAGCGAGGCGCGGCTGGTCTCGACCATCCAGGAGGAGGTGCTGGAGGACCGGAGCGCGCTGGTGCTCGTCATCTCCGTGGCCTCGCTGGGGATGTTGGGGATGGTGTGCCTGGCGTGGGTGCTCACCCGTCAGGTGCGTCCGCTGTACAAGGAGGCGGAGGCCTCCGAGCAGCGCTTCCGGCTGGTGGTGGAGGGGGTGCAGGACTACGCCATCTACCTGCTGGACTCGCGGGGGCGGGTGGAGAGCTGGAACCCCGGGGCCGAGCGCATCAAGGGGTGGCGGGAGGACGAGGTGCTGGGGCGCCACATCTCCATCTTCTATACGCCAGAGGCGGTGGCGGCGGGGGAGCCGGAGCGGGACCTGACGCGGGCCGAGCGGGACGGGCGGCTGCGCGCCGAGGGCTGGCGGGTGCGCAAGGACGGCACCCGATTCTGGGGAGAGGTCATCTACACGGCGCTGAGGGACGACGCGGGGGAGCTGCGGGGCTTCGCCAAGGTGACGCGCGACATTACGGAGCGGCGCCGGGTGGAGCGCACCCAGCGGCTGTTCGCGGAGGCCGGCCGCATCTTCAACCAGTTGTTGGAGCCGGACCTGACGTTGGCGGAGCTGGCGCGGCTGATGGTGCCGGAGCTGGCGGACGGGTGCGTGCTCTTCCTGTTGTCTCCGGGGGGCCGGCTGTTGCCGCGCGCGGTGACGCACGCGGAGGCGGACAAGGAGCGGGCGTTGTGGGAGCTCTTGCACCGCTACCCGCCGGACATGGACAGTCCCTGTGGGCTGGCGCCGGTCATCCGCATCGGCCACGCGGAGCGGGCGGAGGAGGTGACGGAGGAGCGGTTGGCGGAGGTGGCATGGGACGAGGACCACCTGCGGCTCTTGCGGCGGTTGGAGCTGCGCTCGGCGCTCAGCGTGCCGGTGGCGGTGGGGGAGCAGCGCTCGGGGGCGTTGGTGCTGGTGTCCTCGTCACCGGAGCGGCGCTACACGGCGACGGACCAGGTCTTCCTGGAGGAGCTGGCGGGGCGGGCGGCGCTGGCGGTGGACAACGCGCGGCTGTTCCAGGAGGCGCAGCGGGCGCTGGAGCTGATCGGCGTGGCGTCGCATGACCTGGGCAACCCGCTCAACGCGATGCAGCTGTTGCTGGCGCGGCTGCAGCGGGTGGTGCCGGAGCACGAGCCGGAGCGGGTGCGCGAGGGGTTGGCGGCGGCGCTGCGGCACGGACAGCGGCTGGGGCAGCTGTTGCACAACCTGTTGGACTTGTCGCGACTGTCCTCGGGGAAGCTGGCGCTGGAGGTGTCGCGGGTGGACCTGGCGGAGCTGGTGCGCGAGGTGGTGGAGCGCCACACGGAGCAGGCGGCCGAGGCGGGCTGCACCATCCGCATCGAGGCGGAGGCGGGGCTGGTGGGGTGGTGGGACCGGCTGCGGCTGGAGCGGGTGGTGACGAACCTGTTGTCGAACGCGCTGAAGTTCGGGCGGGGCAAGCCGGTGGAGCTACGGCTGGAGCGGGTGGGAGGGCATGCGCAGCTGACGGTGCGGGACCACGGGGTGGGGATTCCGCCGGAGGCGCAGCGGCGCATCTTCGAGCGCTTCGAGCGGGAGCGGTCGGCGGGGCAGCACGCGGGGTTCGGGCTGGGGCTCTACATCGTCCGCCAGTTGGTGGAGGCGCATGGGGGCACCATCCGGGTGGACAGCACGCCGGGGGACGGGGCGGCCTTCACGGTTGACCTGCCCCAGGAGCTGCACCCCGGCGTGGATCTGGGCCCGAGCTTTGGTTCGGACCGACACTGA